Proteins from one Candidatus Omnitrophota bacterium genomic window:
- a CDS encoding diguanylate cyclase: MGQIRLTLQNRITSLLIISSILFISAFTLIQLNNQIASINRFNSYQANFASIIAKNNLEAAVKQAEPTTISDLIQKSLNDLSSGGVIKNATVFDAEGKVLASTDSKSVGETVRYKELNKFSQLEELSKSDKWFIPEVDKVRQSLDLYLAIRTNQTKPLDMVTKLSFPLGNIQGALSEVYLPVIITVFIIVLANIVFGYLLSKTVIGPIKILNEVTKEIAQGDLSIRTSIHTNDELEELGSTFNYMTEELIKMKDRAENANPLTKLPGNIVIHEQIEERITNNKKFMVIYCDLDNFKAFNDKYGIAKGDEAIKLTSEVFKEAAKTKGNTDDFVGHEGGDDFILVTTPDKAEAVASHITTEFDKRVRSLYSEEDLKTGFIIAHARDGSIKQFPIMTISLAGVTNEARPISSYGEVTNIAAEIKKKAKAIEGSVFVVDKRKD, translated from the coding sequence ATGGGCCAAATAAGGTTAACCCTGCAAAACCGGATTACCTCACTTCTGATTATCTCATCCATCCTATTTATCAGTGCGTTTACCCTTATTCAGCTTAATAACCAGATTGCCAGCATCAACAGATTCAATTCTTACCAGGCAAATTTTGCCAGCATAATCGCCAAAAATAATCTAGAAGCAGCTGTAAAACAAGCTGAACCAACTACTATCTCAGACTTAATCCAAAAGAGCCTTAACGACCTCTCCAGCGGCGGAGTTATTAAAAATGCCACGGTTTTTGATGCTGAAGGAAAAGTTTTGGCTTCTACGGACTCTAAATCTGTCGGAGAAACCGTCCGTTATAAAGAACTCAATAAATTTTCCCAGCTTGAAGAATTATCCAAATCAGATAAATGGTTCATACCCGAAGTAGACAAAGTTAGGCAAAGCCTTGATTTATACCTGGCAATACGCACCAACCAAACAAAACCTTTGGATATGGTAACAAAACTCTCTTTCCCCCTTGGGAACATTCAAGGTGCTCTCTCGGAAGTCTATCTACCTGTGATTATTACAGTTTTTATCATTGTCTTAGCTAATATCGTTTTTGGATATTTGCTTTCTAAAACCGTTATTGGCCCAATTAAAATACTTAACGAAGTTACAAAAGAAATCGCTCAAGGGGACCTCTCTATCAGGACAAGCATACATACAAATGATGAGTTAGAAGAATTGGGCTCGACATTTAATTATATGACAGAAGAATTAATTAAAATGAAGGATCGCGCCGAAAATGCAAACCCCCTGACCAAACTACCCGGCAATATCGTTATTCATGAACAGATCGAAGAAAGAATCACTAATAATAAGAAATTTATGGTAATTTACTGCGACTTGGATAATTTCAAAGCTTTTAACGATAAATACGGAATTGCTAAAGGTGATGAAGCTATTAAGCTGACCTCGGAAGTATTCAAAGAGGCTGCAAAAACAAAAGGCAATACAGATGATTTTGTAGGGCACGAAGGTGGAGATGACTTTATCTTAGTTACCACTCCAGACAAAGCCGAAGCAGTCGCATCGCATATCACCACTGAATTTGACAAGCGCGTACGCAGCCTTTACAGCGAGGAAGACCTTAAGACCGGCTTTATTATCGCCCACGCCAGAGACGGCTCAATCAAACAATTCCCCATCATGACAATTTCACTTGCAGGGGTAACCAACGAAGCCCGCCCGATTTCCAGTTATGGAGAAGTTACCAACATCGCCGCAGAAATTAAAAAGAAAGCGAAAGCAATTGAAGGAAGCGTTTTTGTGGTGGATAAGAGGAAAGATTAG
- a CDS encoding glycosyltransferase family 4 protein, giving the protein MNILHISRRFYPCIGGTEKYILGMSRNLIQRGINCKVLTAEYDVLSRKNKFSKHELVDGIEVIRVPVVGHYKKIFPLNIPFNLFRWADIIHIHDLRFFYETVLSLKNIFKYKIVLSTHGLVFHTEDFALLKRVLWKLYYKKTINKCIDSVICSSLHDFEILNEEGNCRIQLIEDGVEIKSFETNTRSYDSGKFVYFGRIDKNKGVDLLFNALSQIANEKWVINMFGLSSNNISVVLKDHSRLSGIDDKIKWHGFVPQEELLRFISNAHICFFPSTAEGFGFSLVEAMANGCICLVNDIAPYRDKIDNCINGFIADFNDPLEVVKTINVISNLSSVKKEEISLNARNKAKRYSWENKINQVIAVYDRLVC; this is encoded by the coding sequence ATGAATATTCTGCATATCTCTAGAAGGTTCTATCCTTGCATAGGAGGAACTGAGAAATATATTCTCGGAATGTCAAGAAATCTTATACAAAGGGGTATTAATTGTAAGGTTCTAACGGCCGAATACGACGTTTTATCCAGAAAGAATAAATTTTCAAAGCATGAACTCGTTGATGGTATAGAGGTAATCCGGGTACCGGTAGTTGGGCATTATAAAAAAATATTTCCATTAAATATTCCATTTAATCTTTTCCGCTGGGCCGATATCATTCATATTCATGATTTAAGGTTTTTTTACGAGACAGTATTGAGTTTGAAAAATATTTTTAAATATAAAATAGTGCTATCTACTCACGGATTAGTTTTTCATACTGAAGATTTTGCACTTTTAAAGAGAGTGCTTTGGAAGCTATATTATAAAAAGACAATTAATAAATGCATTGATTCTGTAATTTGTAGCAGTCTTCATGACTTTGAAATACTAAATGAGGAAGGGAATTGCAGAATACAGCTTATTGAAGATGGCGTAGAGATTAAGAGTTTTGAAACAAATACTAGGTCTTACGACTCTGGAAAGTTTGTTTATTTTGGCCGCATAGATAAGAATAAGGGAGTAGATTTGCTATTTAACGCTTTGTCGCAAATCGCAAATGAAAAATGGGTTATTAATATGTTTGGTTTATCTAGTAATAATATTTCTGTTGTTTTAAAAGATCATTCGAGGCTGTCAGGGATAGATGATAAGATTAAATGGCATGGTTTTGTGCCGCAAGAGGAACTTTTAAGATTTATTTCTAATGCGCATATCTGTTTTTTTCCTTCAACTGCCGAAGGGTTTGGTTTTAGTTTAGTTGAAGCAATGGCAAATGGATGTATCTGCCTTGTGAATGATATCGCTCCTTATAGAGATAAAATTGATAACTGTATAAACGGTTTTATCGCAGACTTTAATGATCCTTTGGAAGTTGTGAAAACAATAAATGTGATTTCTAATTTATCAAGCGTGAAAAAAGAGGAAATAAGCCTAAACGCAAGAAACAAGGCGAAAAGATATTCTTGGGAAAATAAAATTAATCAAGTTATAGCAGTATACGACAGGTTGGTTTGTTAG
- a CDS encoding FkbM family methyltransferase — translation MNIFKQLLKKILLLLGFKIVRLDKGLFSWYNKTDIFSDNDFSWIKRIGIRSVIDVGANTGQFSLWISKLLPEARIYAFEPIGECFRELTHNMARHKNFKSYNFALGEEKCNRLFFRSESLQNASFLQKSEFYHNLVPFDLNSNSNELIIIDTLDNIFNEIVLEDNVLLKIDVQGYEDKVLNGGKKILSRVPIIIIETAFCELYKDQPLFDRVYRMLLDMDFLYFGSLKEHRSFSCNLPFQQDSVFIKKNSPFVYSMLKKGG, via the coding sequence ATGAATATTTTTAAACAACTATTAAAGAAAATATTATTGTTATTAGGTTTTAAAATCGTGCGCCTTGATAAAGGTTTATTCAGTTGGTACAACAAAACAGATATTTTCTCAGATAATGATTTTTCTTGGATTAAAAGAATAGGTATTAGGTCGGTAATTGATGTTGGGGCGAATACCGGACAATTTTCCTTGTGGATTTCAAAACTTTTGCCGGAAGCAAGAATTTATGCCTTTGAGCCTATTGGTGAATGTTTTCGGGAGTTAACGCATAATATGGCAAGACATAAGAATTTTAAGTCTTATAATTTTGCCTTAGGAGAAGAAAAGTGTAACCGGTTGTTTTTTCGAAGTGAATCTCTTCAAAACGCGTCATTCCTTCAAAAAAGCGAATTTTATCATAATTTGGTTCCGTTTGATTTAAATAGTAACAGTAACGAGCTAATAATTATTGATACTCTGGATAATATATTTAACGAAATTGTTTTGGAAGATAATGTGCTGCTTAAGATTGATGTGCAGGGTTATGAAGATAAAGTTCTAAATGGCGGTAAAAAGATCTTAAGCCGCGTGCCGATAATTATTATTGAAACAGCTTTTTGCGAGCTTTATAAGGACCAACCTTTGTTTGATCGAGTATATCGTATGTTGTTAGATATGGATTTTCTTTATTTTGGCAGCCTTAAAGAACATAGAAGTTTTTCCTGTAATTTGCCTTTTCAGCAGGACAGCGTGTTTATAAAAAAGAATTCTCCTTTTGTTTACAGCATGCTTAAAAAAGGCGGATGA